The Streptomyces sp. NBC_00597 DNA segment AATGGAGCTTGGAAGGCGCCCACTCGGTGCCGGTGCGACCGAATCCTGCGACGGTGAGCGCCTCACTGGCCGTCAGCGGTGCGGTCGAGAGCGCGATCGGGGTGACATCCAGGGCGGGCTTGGCCAGGCGCGCCATGACCAGGTCCCGGTCGGTATGGGGAGCGAGTTCAATGATATCGGTGGTGTGGCCGCCGGAGGTGGCCAGGTCGGTGCGGCCGACGGTAACGGTCGTCTTGTCCTTGGGCGCCCCGGCACCAACGGAGGCGAGATCGGCGGGGTTGTCCGCGAAGCAGTTCTTTGCGGTGACCACCCAGTACGGGTCGACCAGAGCCGCGGTGCAGAACCGCTTGCTGTCGCCGACGGTGAGCTTGCCGGCGAAAGCGAGCGTGGTGTCGCCGGAAGGCGCAGGGGCGTTGGCGCTGGCCGGACCGGTGACGCGGATCTCGACCAGAGTGCTCCGCGCACCGCCTATCTGGCCCTCACCAACGCTCGCGTAGCCGTCCTTGGCGATCGTGACGGTCTTCGTTGCGCCGTCAGCCGTCAAGCTGGCGGTCAACGGCTGGTCGGCAGCGTCGATGGCGAACACGCGAGGCAGCTCAAGGGTGAGCAGGCCAGTCGCGGCGCTGGAGGCGAAGCAGTACGTCCCGGCCCGGTTGGCAGCGGGGTCTTCGACGGTCATGACACGAATCTGCTTCGCGTCGGCCTTGCAGTCGGCGAGCGTGATGTTGCCGTCGCCACGGACGAGCTTGATGCCCTTCTGCGCCAGGATCTGGGCCGCTCCGGGGTAGGCACCGTCCTCGGACGCGAATGGCGCGGCGGGCTCGGTGGCAGCGGACGCGAGCGGGGTGGGCACGACGGCGGCGATAGTGAGGGCTGCGACGGGCAGCCATCTGCGTGTACGCACTTGTGATCTTTACTTCCCAGGAAGGCGTCCTCACGCGGAGAACGTGCGCGAGGACTGGTCGGCGAGGAGCAGCGGATTCGCCAGGGCGTGGCACGGGCCGGGATCGCACCGAACGCGGAGCACCCCATCGGTCGAGCTTGTCGCGAGTGCCACTCGTCGGTTGCTCTGCGGTGGAGGGCGGCCAAACCGATGAACGACAGATGCGAGTCGCCACCGTGCACGAACTTCCAACCGGCGCCCCCCATGGCGAACTTCAAGGCTGGACCGTAGTCGCCCGACCGCAACCGATCAACTTGAATTGACGATAGGTCAGTTCTATTTGCCTGTACTG contains these protein-coding regions:
- a CDS encoding trypsin-like serine protease; translated protein: MPTPLASAATEPAAPFASEDGAYPGAAQILAQKGIKLVRGDGNITLADCKADAKQIRVMTVEDPAANRAGTYCFASSAATGLLTLELPRVFAIDAADQPLTASLTADGATKTVTIAKDGYASVGEGQIGGARSTLVEIRVTGPASANAPAPSGDTTLAFAGKLTVGDSKRFCTAALVDPYWVVTAKNCFADNPADLASVGAGAPKDKTTVTVGRTDLATSGGHTTDIIELAPHTDRDLVMARLAKPALDVTPIALSTAPLTASEALTVAGFGRTGTEWAPSKLHSAAFSVSNIDAVGFALTAKTPANATVCKGDAGGPAVRTENGKPALVGITSRSWQGGCLDSGQTATGAFGARIDGAQDWIKQVRFTTATIKNVTSNRCAWVPWQTPDSGAVVKQIDCDAKFADQLWKMEPVAGGSYQIRNLTSNRCMWVPWQTPENGAVVKQIDCDAKFADQLWKMEPVAGGSYQIRNLTSNRCMWVPWQTPENGAVVKQIDCDAKFADQLWKI